The [Actinobacillus] rossii genome contains a region encoding:
- the rpsU gene encoding 30S ribosomal protein S21 → MPVIKVRENESFDVALRRFKRSCEKAGILAEVRAREFYEKPTTIRKRENATRAKRHAKRVARENARNTRLY, encoded by the coding sequence ATGCCAGTAATTAAAGTACGTGAAAACGAATCATTTGACGTTGCATTGCGTCGTTTCAAACGCTCTTGCGAAAAAGCAGGTATTTTAGCAGAAGTTCGCGCTCGTGAATTCTACGAAAAACCAACAACCATTCGTAAACGTGAAAACGCAACTCGTGCAAAACGTCATGCTAAACGCGTAGCTCGTGAAAATGCACGTAACACACGTTTATACTAA
- the gcp gene encoding metalloendopeptidase glycoprotease family: MKVLGIETSCDETGVAIYDTEQGLIANQLYTQIALHADYGGVVPELASRDHIRKTTPLIQSALKEANLAADEIDGIAYTAGPGLVGALLVGSTIARSLAYAWNVPAVGVHHMEGHLLAPMLEQPENRPHFPFIALLVSGGHTQLVKVDGIGKYEVMGESIDDAAGETFDKTAKLLGLDYPGGAALSRLAEKGTAGRFVFPKPMTDRPGLDFSFSGLKTAAANTINQSIKAEGELTEQTKADIAHAFQTAVVETLAIKCKRALKETGYKSLVIAGGVSANKQLRQGLAELMSELGGHVFYPAPQFCTDNGAMIAYIGALRLQNGEHSDLAIDVKPRWAMTDLPAI; encoded by the coding sequence ATGAAAGTCTTAGGCATTGAAACTTCTTGCGATGAAACGGGTGTCGCGATTTATGACACCGAACAAGGCTTAATCGCAAACCAACTTTATACCCAAATTGCATTGCATGCCGATTACGGTGGTGTCGTCCCCGAGTTGGCGTCGCGCGATCATATTCGTAAAACAACGCCGTTAATTCAATCGGCACTCAAAGAAGCTAATCTGGCTGCGGACGAAATTGATGGTATTGCTTACACCGCAGGTCCGGGGCTTGTGGGCGCATTATTAGTGGGTTCCACTATTGCGCGTTCGCTCGCTTATGCTTGGAATGTCCCGGCAGTTGGCGTTCACCACATGGAAGGGCATTTACTTGCTCCAATGTTAGAACAACCTGAAAATCGACCGCACTTTCCTTTTATTGCCTTACTTGTTTCGGGTGGGCATACCCAGTTAGTGAAAGTCGATGGTATAGGAAAATATGAAGTGATGGGTGAAAGTATTGATGACGCAGCCGGTGAAACTTTTGATAAAACAGCAAAATTGCTTGGGTTAGATTACCCAGGTGGTGCTGCACTTTCTCGCTTAGCGGAAAAAGGAACAGCAGGACGTTTTGTATTTCCTAAACCCATGACAGATCGCCCAGGGCTAGATTTCAGCTTTTCAGGATTGAAAACTGCCGCGGCCAATACCATTAATCAATCCATCAAAGCAGAAGGCGAACTGACTGAACAAACTAAAGCAGACATTGCGCACGCATTCCAAACGGCCGTCGTAGAAACCCTTGCCATAAAATGCAAACGCGCACTTAAAGAAACAGGCTATAAAAGTTTAGTGATTGCAGGCGGCGTTAGTGCCAATAAACAATTACGCCAAGGCTTAGCGGAACTAATGTCAGAACTTGGTGGGCACGTCTTCTACCCTGCGCCCCAATTTTGCACAGATAATGGCGCAATGATCGCCTATATCGGCGCACTTCGCTTACAAAATGGAGAACACAGTGACTTAGCCATTGATGTCAAACCCCGCTGGGCAATGACAGACTTACCAGCAATTTAA
- the eda_1 gene encoding keto-hydroxyglutarate-aldolase/keto-deoxy-phosphogluconate aldolase — protein MAYSTEQIIEKLRQLKVVPVIAVDEAQDILPLVKTLSDNGLPVAEITFRSAAGEEAIRLTRQHFPDVLIAAGTVLTPAQVVAAKNAGADCIVTPGFNPNIVKLCQELKLPITPGVNNPMSIEAALELGIQAVKFFPAEASGGVKMIKALLGPYNNLQIMPTGGISPANIKDYLAIPNVVACGGSWFVDKALIKAKDWDEIGRLVREIVVLVR, from the coding sequence ATGGCTTATAGCACAGAACAAATTATCGAAAAACTTCGTCAACTGAAAGTCGTCCCCGTTATTGCGGTGGACGAGGCGCAAGATATTTTACCCCTTGTGAAAACCTTGTCTGACAATGGCTTGCCTGTGGCGGAAATTACCTTTCGCTCTGCGGCAGGGGAAGAGGCAATCCGTTTAACACGCCAACATTTTCCCGATGTGTTGATTGCTGCCGGTACGGTATTAACCCCGGCGCAAGTGGTAGCGGCAAAAAATGCCGGTGCGGATTGTATTGTCACCCCTGGATTTAATCCAAATATTGTGAAACTGTGCCAAGAACTTAAACTGCCTATTACTCCTGGGGTAAACAACCCGATGTCGATTGAAGCGGCGTTGGAGTTAGGGATTCAAGCTGTGAAGTTTTTCCCGGCGGAAGCCAGTGGCGGCGTGAAAATGATTAAAGCCTTACTGGGTCCTTACAATAACTTACAGATTATGCCGACGGGCGGCATTTCCCCTGCCAATATTAAAGACTATTTAGCCATCCCTAATGTAGTGGCCTGTGGTGGTTCTTGGTTTGTGGATAAAGCCTTGATTAAGGCGAAAGATTGGGATGAAATTGGACGCTTGGTGAGAGAAATTGTGGTGCTAGTGAGATAA
- the ydjH_1 gene encoding ribokinase-like domain-containing protein, with protein sequence MKKLALIGECMIELNGEPFGNMRQTYGGDTLNTATYVARVSSPDDIEVSYVSALGVDKLSEGMIAHWQSDGINTRWVLRDEERSAGLYLIQLDKQGERTFLYWRNQSAARYLLQHPDYPKVLSALKKVDMIYLSGISLAILPETDRTLLLEQLREWKKSGVEIAFDSNFRPKLWESLEQAQQCYQALLPLVDVALVTFDDESLLWGDVDEQATIARLSVFNIPKIIVKQGRLGATICEKGTQHFVPTIPVEQVVDTTSAGDSFNAGFLAGYLQNKPLKICCQQGNQLAGIVIQHKGAIIEKSATAHLRALFNER encoded by the coding sequence ATGAAAAAACTCGCCCTAATCGGTGAATGTATGATCGAGCTAAATGGTGAGCCGTTTGGGAATATGCGTCAAACCTATGGTGGTGATACGCTTAATACGGCAACTTATGTGGCTCGGGTGAGTTCGCCTGATGATATTGAAGTCAGTTATGTCTCTGCGCTAGGCGTGGATAAGCTAAGTGAAGGGATGATTGCCCATTGGCAATCGGATGGGATTAATACTCGTTGGGTTTTGCGAGATGAGGAACGTTCAGCGGGGTTATATCTTATTCAACTCGACAAACAAGGTGAGCGGACATTTCTTTATTGGCGTAACCAATCGGCGGCGCGTTATTTATTGCAACATCCGGATTATCCTAAGGTGTTATCGGCATTGAAAAAGGTTGATATGATTTATTTAAGTGGTATCAGTCTTGCTATCTTGCCTGAAACTGACCGCACTTTGTTACTCGAACAATTACGTGAATGGAAAAAATCAGGGGTGGAAATTGCCTTTGATAGTAATTTCCGTCCGAAACTTTGGGAAAGCCTTGAGCAAGCTCAGCAATGTTATCAGGCCTTGTTGCCGCTGGTGGATGTAGCTTTAGTCACCTTTGATGATGAAAGTCTGCTTTGGGGCGATGTGGATGAACAGGCAACGATTGCACGTTTATCCGTATTCAATATTCCAAAGATTATTGTGAAACAAGGCAGGCTCGGTGCTACGATTTGTGAAAAGGGAACGCAACATTTTGTTCCAACGATACCTGTAGAACAGGTGGTAGATACCACCTCCGCAGGGGATTCCTTTAACGCCGGTTTTTTAGCGGGTTATTTGCAAAACAAACCGCTGAAGATTTGCTGCCAACAAGGTAATCAACTGGCAGGTATTGTGATTCAACACAAAGGGGCGATTATCGAAAAATCCGCCACCGCGCATTTACGTGCATTATTTAATGAAAGATGA
- the garD gene encoding altronate dehydratase, producing the protein MKQFIKIHNQDNVAVALQDLSAGLLLDVEGQNVALKNNIGRGHKFALVDIKQNQNAIKYGYPIGHALCDISVGEHIHIHNIKTNLSDINDYEYLPEMTALSEQLPDRNVQIYRRKNGDIGVRNELWIIPTVGCVVGIANQIRKQFMQQNDLSDIDGVFTFNHSYGCSQLGDDHENTKVMLQNMVKHPNAGAVLVIGLGCENNQVNVFKESLGEYDDSRVKFMISQHYDDEVTTGVELLQQLYEIMRQDRRQTGKLSEVKFGLECGGSDGFSGITANPMLGKFSDYLISHGGTTVLTEVPEMFGAERILMSHCKNKDVFQKTVKMVNDFKQYFIEHHQPIYENPSPGNKSGGITTLEDKSLGCTQKAGHSQVVDVLKYGERLKIKGLNLLSAPGNDAVATSALAGAGCHIVLFTTGRGTPYGGFVPTMKIATNSELAQKKKHWIDFDAGRLVYSMTMDELLRDFIELVVDTVNGKPTKNEINEFRELAIFKSGVTL; encoded by the coding sequence ATGAAGCAGTTTATCAAAATTCACAATCAAGATAATGTGGCGGTTGCCTTGCAGGATTTATCGGCAGGTTTATTACTTGATGTTGAAGGACAAAATGTCGCTTTAAAAAATAATATCGGACGAGGACATAAGTTTGCGCTTGTTGATATTAAGCAAAATCAAAATGCCATTAAGTACGGTTATCCTATTGGCCATGCCTTATGTGATATTAGTGTTGGTGAGCATATTCACATTCATAATATAAAAACAAATCTAAGTGATATTAATGATTATGAATATTTACCAGAAATGACCGCACTTTCTGAACAACTACCTGATAGAAATGTACAAATTTATCGTCGTAAAAATGGGGATATCGGTGTTCGTAATGAACTCTGGATTATTCCTACAGTGGGTTGTGTAGTGGGGATCGCAAATCAAATCAGAAAACAGTTTATGCAACAAAATGATTTAAGTGATATTGATGGCGTCTTTACTTTTAATCATAGCTATGGTTGTTCTCAGTTGGGTGATGATCATGAGAATACTAAAGTGATGTTACAAAACATGGTAAAACATCCGAATGCAGGTGCGGTATTGGTGATTGGTTTAGGTTGTGAAAATAACCAAGTCAATGTATTCAAAGAAAGCCTTGGAGAATATGATGATAGCCGTGTGAAGTTTATGATTTCGCAACATTATGACGATGAAGTCACCACAGGTGTTGAGTTATTACAGCAATTGTATGAAATAATGCGCCAAGATCGCCGTCAAACAGGCAAGTTAAGCGAAGTGAAATTTGGCTTAGAATGCGGTGGTTCAGATGGTTTTTCTGGCATTACAGCAAATCCAATGTTAGGCAAATTTTCTGATTATCTAATTAGCCATGGAGGCACAACCGTATTAACCGAAGTGCCTGAAATGTTTGGTGCCGAACGAATTTTAATGAGCCATTGTAAGAATAAAGATGTTTTTCAGAAAACGGTGAAAATGGTCAACGATTTCAAACAATATTTTATTGAACATCATCAACCGATTTATGAAAATCCATCCCCTGGAAATAAATCTGGCGGTATTACTACACTGGAAGATAAATCCCTTGGTTGTACCCAAAAAGCGGGGCATAGTCAGGTCGTAGATGTATTGAAGTATGGTGAACGCTTAAAAATTAAAGGATTGAATTTACTGAGCGCTCCAGGCAATGACGCCGTTGCAACCAGTGCATTAGCTGGTGCAGGATGTCATATCGTATTGTTTACGACAGGCCGTGGTACGCCTTATGGTGGCTTCGTACCAACCATGAAAATTGCCACCAATAGTGAACTTGCCCAAAAGAAAAAGCATTGGATTGATTTTGATGCCGGTCGTTTAGTTTATAGTATGACGATGGACGAGTTGCTGCGTGATTTCATTGAATTAGTAGTGGATACAGTGAATGGTAAACCTACCAAAAATGAAATCAATGAATTTCGTGAATTAGCTATTTTTAAAAGTGGTGTGACACTTTAG
- the uxaB gene encoding altronate oxidoreductase gives MKQLNRTNFQGRQHPTKIIQFGEGNFLRAFIDWQIDILNEKTDLDAGVTIVRPINTDFPPLLNIQDGLYTTIIRGLDEHGEKVKENRIIRSVNNEINVYQNYDEYLQLAHNLDIKIIFSNTTEAGISYNENDQFDDRPSVSYPAKLTRLLFERFTVVNGDNAHGFVIIPCELIDYNGEQLKTLVLKYAKQWQLSNEFIEWLEEANTFCSTLVDRIVTGYPRNEATELENELGYTDSFLDTAEHFYLFVIQGPQSLKQLLRLDQVNLNVLIVDDIKPYKERKVAILNGAHTALVPVAYLSGVNTVDEAMNDAELCQFAQNTMDKEIIPVLSLPKEELQQFANAVIKRFQNPFIQHQLLSISLNSMTKYRTRNLPQLLAYIEKYQKLPPHLTFALAALIAFYRGERDGQDIPLQDDEHWLVNFKTWWQQVSAGELSLVQLVQNVLKQETHWEQDLSQIPQLVNVVSAQLETILEKGMRQALRQYCID, from the coding sequence ATGAAACAATTAAACCGCACCAACTTCCAAGGTCGCCAACATCCAACTAAAATTATTCAATTCGGCGAAGGAAACTTTTTACGCGCATTTATTGATTGGCAAATTGATATATTAAATGAAAAAACTGATTTAGATGCAGGTGTTACAATAGTTCGCCCAATTAATACTGATTTTCCACCATTATTAAATATTCAAGATGGGCTCTATACCACTATTATTCGTGGATTAGATGAACATGGAGAAAAAGTAAAAGAAAATCGAATTATTCGTTCTGTTAATAATGAGATTAATGTTTATCAAAATTATGATGAATATTTACAGTTAGCCCATAATTTAGATATCAAGATTATTTTTTCAAATACGACAGAAGCCGGAATTAGTTATAACGAAAATGACCAATTTGATGATAGACCATCGGTGAGTTATCCGGCAAAATTAACGCGTTTATTATTTGAACGTTTCACAGTAGTAAATGGGGATAATGCACATGGTTTTGTGATTATTCCTTGTGAATTAATTGATTACAATGGTGAACAGTTAAAAACACTCGTTTTGAAATATGCAAAACAATGGCAACTTTCAAATGAATTTATTGAATGGCTAGAGGAAGCTAATACGTTTTGTTCGACATTAGTTGATCGTATTGTAACGGGCTATCCACGCAATGAAGCAACTGAGTTAGAAAACGAATTAGGTTATACGGATAGTTTCTTAGATACAGCAGAACATTTCTATTTATTTGTTATTCAAGGTCCACAATCGTTAAAACAACTGTTACGTTTAGATCAAGTTAATTTGAACGTATTAATTGTAGATGATATTAAGCCTTATAAAGAACGTAAAGTTGCCATTTTAAATGGCGCGCATACAGCTTTAGTTCCAGTTGCTTATCTTTCAGGTGTCAATACTGTGGACGAAGCAATGAATGATGCAGAATTATGTCAATTTGCTCAAAATACAATGGATAAAGAGATTATCCCTGTGTTGTCATTACCAAAAGAAGAATTGCAACAATTCGCTAATGCTGTCATTAAGCGTTTCCAAAATCCATTCATTCAACATCAATTGCTCTCTATTTCGTTAAATAGTATGACGAAATATCGCACACGTAATTTGCCACAGTTATTGGCTTATATAGAAAAATATCAGAAATTACCGCCGCACTTGACCTTTGCATTAGCAGCATTAATTGCTTTTTATCGCGGTGAACGCGATGGACAAGACATTCCATTGCAAGATGATGAACATTGGTTAGTAAATTTTAAAACTTGGTGGCAACAAGTTTCAGCAGGGGAATTATCATTAGTTCAACTGGTGCAAAATGTTCTAAAACAAGAAACGCATTGGGAACAAGATTTAAGTCAGATTCCACAATTAGTTAATGTAGTTAGTGCGCAATTAGAAACGATTTTGGAAAAAGGTATGCGCCAGGCATTACGCCAATATTGTATTGATTAA
- the siaT_1 gene encoding TRAP dicarboxylate transporter subunit DctM, whose translation MDVIIPISILLILFIIGTPVAFCIFCSTLSYFLMSHQPMVILIQRLAGGLESVTLLAIPFFIMAGVFMNHTGISERLLKFCEVLTGHMNGGLAQVNVALSTLMGGLSGSNIADAAMNSKLLVPQMVARGYSASFSAAVTAAGSLITPIIPPGIAMIIYGYVNNVSIGRLFLAGVVPGTMLCILMMILVSIISKKRGYLPIREKRATCKEIALSAKDAVLALLLPVIIIGGIRMGVFTPTEAGAVAVIYALILGMFIYRNMDVKKLWLATRESALGAANVLLIICVAVAFSKFLTWERVPQALAGWMTTVVDSPLAFLMLVNVALLILGMFLEGNAIMIVLAPLLAPIAHSYGIDPIHFGIVFIFNGAIGTITPPLGTVMFTTCSITEVPIEKFIKDVIPFWGLLIIELLLITYIPLISTWLPNLVYGVAQ comes from the coding sequence ATGGACGTAATTATTCCTATTTCAATATTATTAATTCTTTTTATTATTGGAACACCTGTTGCATTTTGTATTTTTTGTTCTACGTTAAGTTATTTTTTAATGAGTCACCAGCCTATGGTTATTCTGATTCAACGATTAGCTGGTGGTTTAGAAAGTGTTACATTACTTGCGATACCATTTTTTATTATGGCTGGTGTTTTTATGAATCACACTGGAATTAGTGAACGGCTACTAAAATTCTGTGAGGTTTTAACTGGTCATATGAATGGTGGTTTGGCTCAAGTTAATGTTGCATTAAGTACATTAATGGGAGGGTTATCTGGTTCAAATATTGCAGATGCAGCAATGAATTCCAAATTGCTTGTTCCACAAATGGTTGCTCGTGGATATAGTGCATCATTTTCAGCAGCTGTGACAGCGGCTGGTTCTTTAATTACGCCAATTATTCCACCTGGAATTGCAATGATCATTTATGGCTATGTAAATAATGTATCAATTGGTCGTTTATTTTTGGCAGGTGTTGTTCCTGGAACCATGCTTTGTATTTTGATGATGATCTTAGTATCTATTATCTCTAAAAAACGTGGTTATTTACCAATCCGTGAAAAACGTGCTACTTGCAAAGAGATTGCTTTATCTGCTAAAGATGCAGTATTAGCTCTTTTGCTTCCAGTAATCATCATTGGTGGTATTCGCATGGGGGTATTTACACCGACTGAAGCAGGTGCTGTTGCGGTAATTTATGCATTAATTTTAGGTATGTTTATTTACCGAAATATGGATGTAAAAAAATTATGGTTAGCAACTCGAGAATCTGCATTAGGTGCTGCTAATGTTTTACTAATTATTTGTGTTGCTGTTGCATTTTCAAAATTTCTAACTTGGGAACGTGTACCGCAAGCATTAGCTGGATGGATGACAACGGTTGTAGATAGTCCGTTAGCATTTTTAATGTTAGTAAATGTGGCATTATTAATTTTAGGTATGTTCTTAGAAGGTAATGCGATTATGATTGTGCTAGCACCTTTACTTGCTCCTATCGCACATTCATACGGCATAGATCCTATTCATTTTGGTATTGTGTTTATCTTTAATGGTGCAATTGGCACTATTACCCCACCATTAGGAACAGTAATGTTCACAACTTGTTCTATTACTGAAGTACCTATTGAGAAGTTTATTAAAGATGTTATCCCATTCTGGGGGCTACTGATCATTGAATTATTATTAATTACTTATATTCCGTTAATTTCAACATGGTTACCAAATTTAGTTTACGGTGTAGCACAATAA
- the siaT_2 gene encoding tripartite ATP-independent periplasmic transporter DctQ, translating to MNMQVHKKKFWLSDIDEILASFFLALIVLLSGYGVIMRYFLNTPSAWVEEICVVFFIWFTFLASSALCKNNELIRIDYFLTKIPAKIANFIDGIIQPLIMIFCLGFMIYLGFKLLPMSKMRFTPALQFSYIYIYAIIPISALFMLYYELRKIVYYFRINKGD from the coding sequence ATGAATATGCAAGTTCATAAAAAGAAATTTTGGTTAAGTGATATTGATGAAATACTCGCGTCATTTTTCTTAGCATTAATTGTTCTTCTTTCTGGCTATGGTGTAATTATGAGATATTTCTTGAATACACCGAGTGCTTGGGTTGAAGAAATTTGTGTTGTATTTTTTATTTGGTTTACATTCTTAGCATCGAGTGCATTATGTAAAAATAACGAACTTATTCGCATTGATTATTTTTTAACTAAAATACCTGCTAAAATCGCGAATTTTATTGATGGTATTATTCAACCATTAATTATGATTTTTTGTTTGGGTTTTATGATCTATTTAGGTTTTAAATTATTACCTATGTCAAAAATGCGTTTCACGCCTGCATTACAATTTTCTTATATTTATATTTACGCCATTATCCCAATTAGTGCGTTATTTATGCTCTATTATGAGTTAAGAAAAATTGTGTATTACTTCAGAATAAATAAAGGGGATTAA